The Raphanus sativus cultivar WK10039 chromosome 2, ASM80110v3, whole genome shotgun sequence DNA segment ACATGTAGAGGAGGGTAACCCTAATTCACCTAATCGTGTAGATTTCCCACTAACCCACCCTACTAGTGTAACCCTAATTCACCTAATCAtagtttcttcttctaaatcagTAGCTTTTTCTGTAATATAAGTTTAAGATTCATGTCTGTTGTATATCATAGGCTCATAGCTTCTTATTATTCCATGTTTTTCTGCATTGTAGTTGTGAATTGTAATCATGTTTTGTTTATATCATAGCTTCTTCTCCTTAAGTCATATTAGCTTCTTTTTGTATGTTAGTTTATGGTCATGTCTTGTATATACTCAATAGCTTTTTCTCATTGGATGTTTGTATATGTAATAGGTGCTCATGTCTAACCCTGGTATTTTCAATTGGTGTGTTTCTATATGAACCTTTGAGTTTTATTTATGGATTTGGTGTTTATAGTTTCTGGCTTAGCATTCTTGTTTAcgtaatatatatagatatggtTTTGAAGAGTACCTTTTGTGTTGCAGGTACCTAAGGCGCTGGCAATGTGGCGCCATGGCGCTAGGCGCTAAGCGCCAGCCTCCTCGCTTCATCTCGCATTGCGCAATTTCGAACCAAGCTGAGAACACAGAGAAAGATATTGAGTGCAGACAAGAGATCCAAGAAACAGTTCAGGTTGGGACTCACAAACAACACTAACACTCGCCTTAACCAGCTCAGGCATATCTTCAAACCGTAAATAATTACTAAACCGATCCTTAATACTGAACCATCTCAAACAAGGTGTTCTAATCACAAACCCATGAACACCTTCAGGGCGAGACTCTCCAACAGAGTTATCAACACACAAACTCCTCAACGTAGGCACATCAATAGTGAACACCATCACATTAGTAAACGAGCTTCTCCCCACAACCAAATCTTCAAGAACAGGACATCTACTCAAAAGCGTTTCAACAGACTCGTCGCTCGAGAATCTAACCGACAAAAGGTGGAGACTTTTGAGGCAAACAAAGCGAGCATCGAGCGGAGGATCCTCCAAGCTCACCTTCTCGAGTATAACCGTCTCGAGGTTCGAGTGAATAAACAAGCTTTTGGGGAACTCAAAGGAGCCGCAAACCATTTCGACTCTGAGCTTTCGTAGAGATCGAGCGACCGCGATGTTGACCAGATAGTTGATGTATTTGTTCGTAGAGTAGGGGCTGATCTTGAGATCCAAGCTCTCTAGGTTTAAGAGCTTGGTGATGAACAGTGCGAATCCCCAGTACACTCTGCCTACTGTGTCGCCGTCGTACCTGAACGCGTTCATCTCTTTCCAGAGTGATCTCCACCGTTTTGATAAGACGCTCGTGGCTACGGCGTCTTTCGTAGGAAGAAGGTTTAGCATCTTCAACAGCAATTCATCTGGAAACTCACTCATTGATCgaatctccttcttcttcttcggctTCTCCATTGGCTTTTCAGTTGAGCCCTAGATTTTTTTTGAGCGAAATGGTAAAGTGCTTTTTTAGAATAGTAAAGTTTAAACATGTGTGCCGTTTTGTATTACATGTGTGCTGGTTTTTTAAAGGGAAAACGGCATAGAGAACTTAATTTAATAGACAGACGGCGCAgcgttagttttttttttggtattgtCGTTTTGTTTCTTTAAGATGGAAAGTGTCAGCGTTTCGTTTCGTTTCTTTAAGCGACAACAAAACGACAATACCAACATAAAACAATGTCTATCGTTCAAATGGTTATTCatcaaaaatgtcaaaatataaagttagatttatataattggtatttaattgatatataaattacaaaattagtattgttgttaaatatttttctgtgatttgaatttatattaatcaaagtAACATTTAACAAGGACTTTAACACTCATGAGAAATCTGATTCgtttttagttaagtttttaTCAAAGGGGATGTAGCTCAGatggtagagcgctcgcttaGCATGCGAGAGGTATGGGGATCGATACCCCACTTCTCcactttattttattcattaaaaaaacaagaaatctCGCTCATTATATATGCTAGTCTTTAAAACCTTCATCCCATGCACACCACAACAAAAACGAACACAAAAACTCTTCATCAAGAAAATCACTCTTCGATCAATGGCCAACGAGAACGTCGTCGCACGAATCTCTTCTCGTCTCTCTCGTTTGGACGGAGTAAGAACAAGACTGGAAGATGCGATTAGGGATCAAAGGATGGATATTGCTCGACTTTTGCTTCGCCTAGGCGGTTTAAACCCTCCTGGAGCCGCTGATATCCTTGAGGCTTTTGCTGAGGCTTGAACTTTTGAAATCGGAGTGGAACGAACTCTTCCAAAGAATGAAAGCACTTATCGTAAGGATGCCAAGATGCGTAGAAGATCCACCACAAGGATGACACTGAAAGGTACGAAATGTTTTGTTCTCTTGTATACAATATTGGTCTACAAGATTCAAGAATGGAACAAATACAATCCTTGGCAGCAGAGTTCTTTGTCCTCGGGGACCTTCTAATTACACAACTCTACTTCCAATTCTTCCTTTGTAATCGTAAAGAGAGATCCAGTTATTTGAAAGTCTTATACACAAAGCTTATTGTGTTTTTGAATGAAACTTTACACACCAAGTTCGGctagcattaaatgtaatttgcTGGTTAAGCCTTTACCAACTCCTTGCATAAAATAGAAGATATATAGTATTACCCTACTTTGGGCATCCAAGAGTCAATAGGTATATTCTTCCAAAATAATGCTAAGCCTCCACTTAATACCCACTGGATTCACCATATGGCAATGGTCATGAACACAACACGTAATCACTTGCGAGTACAACAAACTCAGGCTTTTTCATGTATTCGTGCACAAACTCATAAGAATTCATCACTAATAGCAGCTAAATCGTACTGCCAAAGTTTCATATGACAAACAAATGAGTCATACCATCGAGCTTAATACTTTCAGTATGCGTCCATTTTCCAATTTAGAAGATCTTTTTCGCTTACATAGGACAGGACTGTACAAAGGCACTGGATACCTCTTCTGCTAGAGATTGAAGACGTGAAAGGGGAGAGCAAGCCATTCAGGACAGTCAAAAGCATCTTGCGTTACAAATGTTGGATCATACTTGCATCTACTTCCTTGAAAGCAGTTAAATCAGGAAGAAGATAAGGGAGCCTAAGCATAAAGATAATCTGAATAATTATAATATGTAATTGCAGTGAACAACACAAAACCAACAAAAAGAAACTTGTCTCTTTACATTATTGGTTTTGGGGCTCCTTTGTTATGTAAACGTGGTATCGAAGAACAATACAAACACTTGAAAGATGCGAGGAAGTTTCTTAGTCAGAAAGATGAGATTGTGGAGATGGCATTGGGTAGTGATATTATGACCAACTAGAAACTCATGGTTACAAATTCTAATTCTGTACTTttgtcagaaaaaaagaaattgatcCATTGATGTGTGTCGTGAATCACAAGTAACCGTTATTAGTTGTGTCTTCTTTTTGACACGATTTAAATCGATTAGTTATTAAAGTAACCCTCCACAATAATCCACATTCCATTCTAATCCTCCTCCACATCAAAGGGTTTGCAGttgcatgaaaaaaaaaaggtttaacTTTCGGCTTCAAAAGCATTGTCTGTTTCCTCTCAAAAGAAGAACACCTAAAATATTACGGACGACTACACATATCAATTCCCAGGGAAACATCTTTGTGATTAAATTTATCCATTCTGATTAAATTCTATTAGCACCACCTACTTTTAACATTAACTGTTTTTTTTGGCAATACATATCAACGACTTGTTATTGTTCAAGTATCATTTTGGTTGATCTTTTCAcgctatatatatttttataatgagGATGTGAACTACTTTTAACACCCACTAATCAACGACTTGTTATTGTTCAAGTATcatttttgttgaatttttcacgcaatatatatttttataatgagGATGTGATCCATTTTTAACACCCACTAATCTTCAGGCTGAATGTAGTTATTGAGTTATTTATTTATCGGTTTTAAAGGGATCTAAGCACACTATTTGAGTGGCTAAAATGGGAGTGGCTGAGATAAGTTTTAGTCCATGTTTTGAAGAAAATTGATCAGATAGTCTTAAACAGTTAAACCCACATGACAACTCTTTTTCAAGTGGGAACAACTAGACTACCacagtttttgttttctctccAGACTTTTCTCATTTCTCCAAGTGTCTAACCTCGTTAACTTTCTtctgaataatttttttgtgtcaattttttttcatgatattcattttaaatatatggaGAAAAGGTTGAAGAGAATAAAGTGAAGTTAACTGAACCAGTTCGGGTTGCCGTGTTAGTGCAAACAAACTTCACAGCAACAATTCGGTTAGAAATTAAAAGACTAACAtaacataaatcataaactttagtcctttaaaaataaaataaaagcaagAAATATCCAAAAATGATCTCATTGTCAATATcatttcactttttattttaaaaatttcaggtTTCGAAATTGGATTTTATCAACTCATCCTTCTTACTTTAATAGAATCTTTATGGAAACATCAAACCCAGACAGTCCTTTTACATCCATTTCATCGACCTCGGCGTATTTCATCAGCAATTCAGCACCACAGAAACATATGGATACATATCGAGGAATCGGACCACTACAAGGACACGCTCTGTGGTCGTACTTTGAAACATGCGAGCCCATTTTCGTAATTATCAGTTGTGTAAGAATGTCGGCTTCTTTGTTAAAGACAATATGCTTTCAGAAACttcgaaaatatattttccatacaaaatatattaaagatatTTCGTTATAACAGAAAGAAATAAacttatctctctctttttctcctttttttcattttatttgtacCCCTTTATATTAGTGATATTGTAGATCCTGCAAGACATAATATGCACATAAAACTTTCCTTCTTGACTTCGAGACACCCAAGCTATGACGGAGAAGGTATATACTAATTTCTTTTTCCGGATCTGAATTTTCATATTACTTctctttttcttaaaactaattCTATAGTAATCAAATTATATGATGAACAATAACAGGTTACGATAATGAAGTTGACGGTCGATCTAGCATGTGCCAAATGCGAAAGAAAGGCCAAGAAAGCTCTCCGCAAGTTCCCTCGTTAGTTTCTCTCTGCTCCTTTGAATTATTGCGGTTGTAAATGGCATAAAGCTAGGTGAATAATACGATCTTTTTGTTGAtttgcaaaaacaaaacaagaaataaGAGACGAAGTGTACGATGAGAAGACTAACACAATCACCATCAAGGTGGTTTGTTACGATCCTGAGAAGCTTATGAACAAACTTTGCAACAAAGGAGGCCGTTCTATTAAGTCCATCGTGATCCTGGAACCACCCAAGCCTACTCCAGCCCAGACTCAACCTTCTGAGAAGCCCAAAGAGCCCGAGAAGGTCCCAGCTCCAGTTCCGGTACAGGTTCCAGCGCCAACTCCGGCTCAGGATCCAGTTCCGATTCTGGTTCCGGCCCCAGCTCCGGTTTCCCAACTGATGCCGATGTTTCAGGCATATCATTTTGGGCCGTACTACGAGACCCAACAGGGCGGGTGTTCCTGGAGGCCTGTTTACGATAACTGGGGAGGCGGGCCACACCCACATTGTTGCCACGAAGTCACATACCAACAAAGCTGCTCCATCCTGTGAATGTGAAAAACTGAACTCAGTCTCATAAACTGACCAGTATATAGTTTTATAGTATACTAGTATactccggcgctacgcgccgggttcgtatgttatacttttacataaatatataaattattatatggtcttaaaaaataaaatatgttaaatatgaaaataaaaatatattaaaaataatattttctgataTTTATTGATAGTGGtgactttgtttgaagttgtttagttcaaagtaGAATAGgataagtggttgttactaatcgatttaataaaaatagaataaaaagccgATAGTCAtaaacaaagttgatgttttatatagaaaacatatttatattattaattattaaaataactatatatgaactataaaacttttactaatatatttagttcaaataatagaaagatgtaATACtgttcaaattttataaaaaaaatatgggtgaagtgtcaatttttgataaaataattggtgagtatctaatatatatttttaaaattactatgttgacttttaaaatatagagtgcgagttgtatgtgttactttagtttcaaggtctttcaaaaagatgtatcttaaaataagaaacataaaattattttctatattagttttgttataatggaagattttgtgtgtgttcataacgaaattcttgtttgtccacccttatttaaaaatatcaactaatcttaatatgaatctaaatatgtttttagctaaaaactataaatggttcataaactcctctatttaatggacaacttctattttaaccggaatGAAACAATTTCACCAAATTTTCCtagtaaaaaatcaatttgttaattagtaaatgagatgttagcatctataacgatcatgataaagacaatttctaactattTGTGATATTCGGGCTTGCtgacttgttgcatttagtaatggttttcacaataaatggttagtgtggtgcaaatgattaatggtgagggtggtgtgtggtttacatcaattttaaataactttagcaaccaggcaacgtttttaaatttctctcagaTCGGAAgtaataattctttttttgtttagttaagttttaagagtatactaatcatgttcacggtttttaaaatgtaaacacggatagcatgcatcagggaagttattggtttccttgcatagtgtaacatgggaagataccatagagtttatgtgctaataccaatagaccaaatgttagtcttttggacttgaatcgtCATCagttactaaacattattagagtgggatgagtggaaTTTCTAATTGATTATATGGCGGTTACGTCGATTTCATTAAAGAAAGGAAATCGTAGAGGCTCTATTTTctatcgtcaacatcaaatataaagaaatccTATAAACCAATGTTTTGACACCCGACCAGGATACTGAATCAGACGATTTACCAGGTCTCTGAATCATTGGATCAACCGTGGGTGAACCgcggtttagtaaatgaattagttttattataagataatatattagctatgaaaataaatatataaaaactaaagttaatattttaaatgttttcaaacataaagtaatagtatggatatgtatatattttatgtttaattttttttgaaaataattaacttcagtttccatttttgtatttttatttgacatacaaaatNNNNNNNNNNNNNNNNNNNNNNNNNNNNNNNNNNNNNNNNNNNNNNNNNNNNNNNNNNNNNNNNNNNNNNNNNNNNNNNNNNNNNNNNNNNNNNNNNNNNAAAGTCAAGTGTGTATCTCCACGTTGACAGTTCTCAATCAAGCCTCATAGCTATGAGGGTATATAACTTCCACGTCGATTATTTGGATTGTAAATAGCCTAGTGCCGGAGGTCTTTgattgcttttgtttttttcttcacaCATAACATGCAACattgttttactaataaatcaaaaaattaacgACAATTAATTTCAATTAAGCATATCAACttttaatattatgtaaatTTACTTCATAGTTAAGATATAAGATTGAATTGCAAGCTTTAAtcataaatagataaaaatcaaacaaaaagagatATATAATGGTAGATATCTTATTttaatatcttattattttaaatatcttatcttattaaatataaaattatttattattttaaatatcttattttaatattaataaattgaaATCTGTTGTAAACCATatgaatatatgttattatgtatacataattattttaatttataacttataAAACTGTCAGTAAACAAATTAagttatattacatatattatttactgTAATAACTTAATAATGAATATGAATTATgtatatagaaatattatagAAATGTTATTTCTTATTCGATAAATCAAATGAATTAATATTCATatgtaataaaattaaaaataattacgaattttcattatttaatatatatattgaaacaatatatatatattttaaataaaagagatatcaaaagatattgtTAAAATGCAATATTAGAAAAGACACTCAATAACATCTTTTgatcttattttgaaaatatttaaataatatgctaagattttgtttatatttagtAATAACTAAGTTTGTTAtatgcaaaataataaaaactaaataaatgaaatgGTCCAATCTAATACTATTTGTAAGTAGATAAAAGTACATAGTGAAAGATGTAAAAAGATTGAATCGCAAGCTTTAatcaaaactagattttgacccgcagtT contains these protein-coding regions:
- the LOC108820389 gene encoding putative FBD-associated F-box protein At1g50980, producing the protein MEKPKKKKEIRSMSEFPDELLLKMLNLLPTKDAVATSVLSKRWRSLWKEMNAFRYDGDTVGRVYWGFALFITKLLNLESLDLKISPYSTNKYINYLVNIAVARSLRKLRVEMVCGSFEFPKSLFIHSNLETVILEKVSLEDPPLDARFVCLKSLHLLSVRFSSDESVETLLSRCPVLEDLVVGRSSFTNVMVFTIDVPTLRSLCVDNSVGESRPEGVHGFVIRTPCLRWFSIKDRFSNYLRFEDMPELVKASVSVVCESQPELFLGSLVCTQYLSLCSQLGSKLRIPSSLLHLELCSCSSDWWNLLTLILNDTPRLRVLKLNLEHCVQHDGMVSWNKPSFVPECLSSHLEIFEWRQYKGTETEREAAKYILANGSHLKKAAFYSESAEKQGMLKELECVARDSCTFVFE
- the LOC108820847 gene encoding protein PYRICULARIA ORYZAE RESISTANCE 21; amino-acid sequence: MTEKVTIMKLTVDLACAKCERKAKKALRKFPQIRDEVYDEKTNTITIKVVCYDPEKLMNKLCNKGGRSIKSIVILEPPKPTPAQTQPSEKPKEPEKVPAPVPVQVPAPTPAQDPVPILVPAPAPVSQLMPMFQAYHFGPYYETQQGGCSWRPVYDNWGGGPHPHCCHEVTYQQSCSIL